One genomic window of Garra rufa chromosome 24, GarRuf1.0, whole genome shotgun sequence includes the following:
- the cyb5a gene encoding cytochrome b5 — MENKETDGKGVKYYRLSEVEERNSFKSTWIIIHNKVYDVTKFLEEHPGGEEVLREQAGGDATESFEDVGHSTDAREMASSMLIGELHPDDRDKLAKPPETLVTTVQESTSWWSNWLIPAVAAVIVTLMYRVYTAEEA; from the exons ATGGAAAATAAGGAAACGGACGGAAAAGGGGTTAAATATTACCGCTTGTCAGAGGTGGAAGAACGGAACTCGTTTAAAAGCACATGGATTATCATTCATAATAAAGTGTACGACGTCACAAAGTTTCTCGAGGAG CACCCGGGCGGAGAGGAGGTGCTGCGAGAGCAGGCGGGTGGAGACGCCACAGAGAGTTTCGAAGATGTCGGCCACTCGACAGATGCACGCGAGATGGCCAGTTCCATGCTCATAGGAGAGCTGCATCCA GATGACAGGGACAAGCTTGCCAAACCACCA GAAACACTTGTAACAACCGTACAAGAAAGCACAAG CTGGTGGTCAAACTGGTTAATACCCGCCGTCGCCGCAGTGATCGTCACGTTGATGTACCGTGTATACACGGCAGAGGAGGCATGA